The Pseudoxanthomonas sp. genome segment TTGTCGCCGACCAGGTTGAACACGAACTCGTCCACGCCTTCGGCCTCGCCGGTGCCGAGTAGGTCCATCTCGAACGACTGCAGCGTGCCGATGTGCTGCTGCACCAGGGGATAGCGTTGCACTGCGGCGCGCGCCTGCGGGGTGAATATGCTGTCGCCGCCGAAGAGGTCGGCGACGCCGGGCCCGTCTTCCGGCTCGTCTTCGCCGCGCGGCTCGCCCTCGAACGTCAGCCGGCGGCCATCGGCCATCGTCAGCACGCCTTTGCCGAGGCGTTCGGTGTCGGCACTGACGGTGATGAAATCGGCCTCGAGTCGCCCACGGCCCTTGTCGCCGACCACGTCGAACACGAAGGTGTTCATGCCAGGCGCCGCACCGGTGGCGTCGGTATCGATCTCGAATGCCGTGATCTGCCCGAGGTGCTGGCGGATCAGCGGATAGCGCTGCGCGGCCTCCTGCGCCTGGCGGATGAAGAGGTTGCCGCCCTCGGTGTCCGCGTCATGGTCGTGCCCGTGGTGGTCGTCCTCGGCCGCCAGCGCCTCGGCATCCCCTTCGATCTCATGGCGGGTACCGTCGGCCATGACCAGTTCGCCGGGCCCCAGTGCCTCCTGGGTCGGGCTGACCGTGATGAAGCGCGCCGTGACGCGCCCCTTGCCGCGCGAGCCTTCGACGTCGAATACCAGCACGTCGGGACCCGGCTCGTCCATGCTGGCCGCGTCATCGAGTGCGACCGTGCGGATGGCGCCGATATGCGCGGCCACCACCGGATCGCCCTGCATCGCCGCGCGTGCCTGCGCATCGTATTCCTCGCGGTCGATGGAGAACCGCACGCCGCCCGGTGCGGCGCTCGACTTGGTATTGCCGTCCTCGGCCATGGCCGGTGTCGCCATGCCGACCGCCGACGCCAGCCCGCAGGTCGCCGCCATCATCCAGGCGAACACTGCCCGCCGCTCGTTGCCCCACCCCATGCCCTGCTCCTTCTGGTTGTCATGCCGCCGCCGGCGGATCGCGCCGTAGTGGATCACATCCCCCGATCGCCACGCCACCAAAGAAAAGAGGCCCCGACGGGGCCTCTTCGATATCGCGTCGCCTGCGCGAAGCTCAGGCCGCGAACAGCGCCTTCATCTTCTTCAGCGCATTGGCTTCGACCTGGCGCACTCGCTCTGCCGAAATGCCGTACTCGTCGGCCAGTTCCTGCAGCGTGATCTTGCTTTCGCCATCCAGCCAGCGGCGCTTGATGATGTCGCGCGATCGGTCGTCCAGATTGGCCAGGCCCTCGCGCAGCAGCTCGAGCTGGTTGTCCTCGCTGTCCGCACGCTCGTAGGCCTGCGAGGGATCCTCGTCGCGCGCGACCAGATAGCTGGCCGGCGACGGCGGCGCATGGTCCTCGTCCTCGTCCGACGGTGCATCGAAACCGATGTCGCGCCCGGAGAGGCGGGATTCCATTTCCATCACTTCGCGTTCGGACACGTTGAGGTCCTTGGCGATGGCGCTGACTTCCTCGGCGTTCATCCAGCCCAGGCGCGTCTTCGACTTGCGCAGGTTGAAGAACAGCTTGCGCTGCGCCTTGGTGGTGGCCACCTTCACGATGCGCCAGTTCTTCAGGATGAACTCGTGCATCTCCGCACGGATCCAGTGCACCGCGAAACTCACCAGGCGCACGCCCATGTCGGGGTCGAAGCGCTTCACCGCCTTCATCAGGCCGATGTTGCCCTCCTGGATCAGATCGCCCAACGGCAGGCCGTAGCCGTTGTAGCCGCGGGCGACATGCACGACGAAACGCAGGTGCGAATGCACCAGCTCGCGCGCAGCGTCCAGATCCTCGTCTTCGCGGTAGCGATGGGCGAGCGCGCGCTCATCCTCCACCGTCAGCACCGGGATCTGGTGCACGGCGCTGATGTAGGCGTCGAGCGAACCCAGAGCGCTGGGAATCGGCAGGTTGTTGGAGACCAAGGCGGTAGTGGGGGTCATCTGGCTCATGGGCAGGGATGTTAGCAGTCGGGGGGTTCGACTGCTAACCGTGCCGGAAGTTCCGTATTGTTCCAGTGATGCAACGGCCGGGGGCGTGCTGGATCGCTGCAGGATTCGATTTAAAGTCAATGACTTACAGTCTCGCTTCCTGGGATGCGATGCGTCCCAGCCTGCTGGCTCACGCGTGCAGAGGTGTTCGTTCAGGTTCTCGGCGTCGCCGGCACGATGGACGGCGGGACCGTGGCCGCCTGCCGCGCCAGCACGGTCGCGGCCAGGACATCCGCACCTGACAGATGGCAGGGATGGAAGCCGGCACGGAGATACTGGCCCAGGTGCCCCAAGGTTCGACGGGCCATGTCGTGCCCGGCGCCTAGATGATGCGCCAGTTGTCGCCACGTGGCCCGCCGCCACACCAGGCGATCCTGAGCGAGCAGCGACGCAGCCAGGCCGGCCCACAGCAGATAGAAGAGCAGGCTGGTCATTACTGCTCCGAGCAGCCGCACCGGATAGCGCGGGGAAATGGCTTGCAGCAGATCGAACGCGACCGCCCGATGTTCGATTTCCTCGGCGAAATGCCATTCCATCAGATCGCGCACACGCGGGTCGGCGTGGGCGAGGATCGATTGCGTCAGGAACTCGAACCCGAGGAACGCGTTGATGTGCTCGACACAACTCACCAGCGACACCCGCAGCCAGAGCGGCGCTACCCGGTCCATGACGCGGAAGATGCCACGGTCCACCACGCGCTCGATGCCGCGATAGGCGTAGCCCTGTGCGTCCAGGTTGCCCCAGTAGCGTTTGTGCGCCACGCCGTGCTGCGCCTCCTGGCGGATGAACGCTTGGCAGCGCTGGCGCAGAACATCGTCCCGCAACCGGGGCATGCACGCGTTGAGTGTGCGGATATAGAACGCTTCATTGGCCGGCACCAGGATGGTGTAGGCGTTGAGCAGCGACGAGACCACTTCGTTGCCCGGCAGCCAGTGCCGCGGAATGTCGAGGGAAAGCGGTGCAGTGAATCGCCGCGCCGTGATGGACTCTTCCATGATCTCTCTCGCCTGCTCGGGTCGGAATGTTGTCTTTCCTTGCACACGTGAACCTGGTCGCCCGGAACGCCGTCAGCCGTTCGCGATCGCCTGGACGTCCCTGATCACCCGCAACAGGTTGCCGCTCCAGATCTTGCGGATCTCCTGCGGCGTGTAGCCGGCGGCGAGCAACGCTTCGGTGATCCGCGGCAGTGCGCTGACGTCTTCCATGCCCACCACGCCGCCACCGCCGTCCCAATCGGCGCCGATGCCGACATGATCCGCCCCGACCACCTTCAGGATGTGAAGCAGGTGCGCCATGTAGTCGTCGAAGGCCGCGCGCTTCGCGGGATAGAGCGCCTCGATCTCGCGTCGCTCTGCCAGGTACCCGCGCGCCTGTTCAACGGACAACTGGCCTTCCGGACCGTACTTCTTGCCAAGCGCTTCCAGGGCCGCTTCGCGCTCGGGGATCTTGGGAATATCGATCAGATAGCCGCCGTAGGCGTTGACATGGATGACCCCGCCCTTGGCGGCCAACTTCCGCAGGCGGGCATCGTCGATGTTTCTTGGGTGGTCGTAGAGCGCGTCGGCACTGGTATGCGAGAGCACGATGGGCGCCCGCGACACCTCAAGCATCTGATCGAACACCGCATCGCTCGCATGCGATGCATCCAACACGATCCCGAGCCTGTTGGCCTCCTCGACGAGCGCTCGCCCGGCCGGACTCAAGCCGTTCCACTCCGCGCCAGCCGGATCGGTGGACGAATCGCCGAACTCGTTGTTGCGCACGTGCGTGATGCCCAGCATGCGCAGGCCCAGCCGATGGTAGGCCGTCAGCAGACTGGGATCGCTTGCGAGCGGAGCGGCATTCTCCATGCTGATGAAGGACACGCGCTTGCCGGCGCGTGCGATGCGCTCGGCGTCATCGGCACTCCGCGCGAGTTCCATTTCTCCCGCGTTCGCCGCCAGCATTTCATGGATGCTGACCAGACGATCCAGTCCATGGTCGCGCGCCGCGCGCCTCCCGGCGTCGTCGCGGCCCCCCTGTGCCGTGTAGATCACCCAGAATCCGCCGTCCAGTCCGCCCGCCTTCATGCGCGGCAGATCCACTTGCGAGAGATCCCCCTCGTGCCGGTGGTTGTCGGCGATGCGCCACCCCGGACGGCGGAGATTGGCCGGCGTGTCCAGATGCGTATCCAGCACGATCGCGCTTTCATGCACGCTGCGCGCGTTCTCTGCCGCGCCTTCCGCGGCCACTACATCGATGCCGCTCAGCGCCAGTGCGCTGGCCAAGGCTACGCGCCACCACGTCATGCATCCGCTCCGTCGGTGAGATGAAGTCCGATTGTTGGCGATAGCGAGACAAGAAAAAACCCCCAGCCTTACGGCTGGGGGTTTTGGGATAAAGCCCCTGGCGATGACCTACTCTTGCATGGCTTAAGCCACACTACCATCGGCGCGGCTGCGTTTCACTTCCGTGTTCGGGATGGGAACGGGTGGGACCACAGCGCTAATTTCACCAGGGAGAGGGTTGGAGCGTCGCCATCCAGGGAACGGATTAAGGCGCCAATCTCTCATAGGGTCTTGTGACGTAGCGGGCATTGGATTTTCTCTGACGATATCGTCGAGTCCAAGGCCACTTGAGGTTATATGGTCAAGCCGCACGGATCATTAGTATCAGTTAGCTCAATGGGTTGCCCCACTTACACACCTGACCTATCAACCACCTAGTCTTGATGGTTCCTTTAGGGGGCTTGTGCCCCGGGAGATCTCATCTTGAGGCGCGCTTCCCGCTTAGATGCTTTCAGCGGTTATCGCTTCCGAACATAGCTACCCGGCAATGCCACTGGCGTGACAACCGGAACACCAGAGGTTCGTCCACTCCGGTCCTCTCGTACTAGGAGCAGCCCCTCTCAAATCTCCAACGCCCATGGCAGATAGGGACCGAACTGTCTCACGACGTTCTGAACCCAGCTCGCGTACCACTTTAAATGGCGAACAGCCATACCCTTGGGACCGACTACAGCCCCAGGATGTGATGAGCCGACATCGAGGTGCCAAACACCGCCGTCGATATGAACTCTTGGGCGGTATCAGCCTGTTATCCCCGGAGTACCTTTTATCCGTTGAGCGATGGCCCTTCCATACAGAACCACCGGATCACTAAGTCCTACTTTCGTACCTGCTTGATCCGTCGATCTCGCAGTCAAGCACGCTTATGCCTTTGCACACAGTGCGCGATGTCCGACCGCGCTGAGCGTACCTTCGAGCTCCTCCGTTACTCTTTGGGAGGAGACCGCCCCAGTCAAACTACCCACCATACATGGTCCCCGATCCGGATTACGGACCTAGGTTAGAACGTCAAGCACATCAGGGTGGTATTTCAAGGATGGCTCCACCGAAGCTAGCGCCTCGGTTTCATAGCCTCCCACCTATCCTACACAGACGAACTCAACGTTCAATGTAAAGCTATAGTAAAGGTTCACGGGGTCTTTCCGTCTTGCCACGGGAACGCTGCATCTTCACAGCGATTTCAATTTCACTGAGTCTCGGGTGGAGACAGCGCCGCTGTCGTTACGCCATTCGTGCAGGTCGGAACTTACCCGACAAGGAATTTCGCTACCTTAGGACCGTTATAGTTACGGCCGCCGTTTACTGGGGCTTCGATCAAGAGCTTCGCCTTGCGGCTGACCCCATCAATTAACCTTCCAGCACCGGGCAGGCGTCACACCCTATACGTCCACTTTCGTGTTTGCAGAGTGCTGTGTTTTTGATAAACAGTCGCAGCGGCCTGGTTTCTGCGACCCCCCTCAGCTATAGCCCGCATGGGCCACCAAAGGGGGTGCACCTTCTCCCGAAGTTACGGTGCCATGTTGCCTAGTTCCTTCACCCGAGTTCTCTCAAGCGCCTGAGAATTCTCATCCTACCCACCTGTGTCGGTTTACGGTACGGTCTGCGTGAGCTGAAGCTTAGGAGCTTTTCCTGGAAGCGTGGTATCAGTGACTTCGTCCAAAAGGACTCGTCTCGGTGCTCGGTCTTAAAGGATCCCGGATTTGCCAAAGATCCAAACCTACCGCCTTTCCCCGGGACAACCAACGCCCGGTACACCTAACCTTCTCCGTCCCTCCATCGCACTCACGCGAGGTGCAGGAATATTAACCTGCTTCCCATCGACTACGGCTTTCGCCCTCGCCTTAGGGACCGACTAACCCTGCGTCGATTAACGTTGCGCAAGGAAACCTTGGGCTTTCGGCGTGCGGGCTTTTCACCCGCATTATCGTTACTCATGTCAGCATTCGCACTTCCGATACCTCCAGCAGCCTTCTCAAGCCACCTTCGCAGGCTTACGGAACGCTCCTCTACCGCGCATAACAAAGTTATGCACCCCAAGCTTCGGTTTCGTGCTTAGCCCCGTTAAATCTTCCGCGCAGACCGACTCGACCAGTGAGCTATTACGCTTTCTTTAAAGGGTGGCTGCTTCTAAGCCAACCTCCTGGCTGTCTGTGCCTTTCCACATCGTTTTCCACTTAGCACGAAATTTGGGACCTTAGCTGTGGGTCTGGGTTGTTTCCCTTTTCACGACGGACGTTAGCACCCGCCGTGTGTCTCCCGTACAGTCTGTCTTGGTATTCGGAGTTTGCCATGGTTTGCTAAGACGCGATGTCCCGCTAGCCATAACAGTGCTCTACCCCCAAGAAGATTCATACGAGGCGCTACCTAAATAGCTTTCGAGGAGAACCAGCTATCTCCGGGTTCGATTAGCTTTTCACTCCTAATCACACCTCATCCCCTACCTTTGCAACGGGAGTGGGTTCGGGCCTCCAGTACCTGTTACGGCACCTTCACCCTGGGCATGACTAGATCACCCGGTTTCGGGTCTACTGCCCGCGACTATGCGCCCTTATCAGACTCGGTTTCCCTTCGCCTCCCCTATACGGTTAAGCTTGCCACGAACAGTAAGTCGCTGACCCATTATACAAAAGGTACGCAGTCACCCTTGCGGGCTCCTACTGCTTGTACGCACACGGTTTCAGGATCTATTTCACTCCCCTCTCCGGGGTTCTTTTCGCCTTTCCCTCACGGTACTGGTTCACTATCGGTCGGTCAGGAGTATTTAGCCTTGGAGGATGGTCCCCCCATGTTCAGACAGGGTTTCTCGTGCCCCGCCTTACTCGTCTTCACTGAAAAGGTCTTTTCGAATACCGGGCTGTCACCGTCTATGGCCAGTCTTTCCAGACTGTTCTTCTAAAACCAATCCAGCTTAAGGGCTGGTCCCCGTTCGCTCGTCACTACTCAGGGAATCTCGGTTGATTTCTTTTCCTCCGGTTACTTAGATATTTCAGTTCACCGGGTTTGCTTCCAGCAGCTATGTATTCACTGCAGGATACTGCCGAAGCAGTGGGTTTCCCCATTCGGACATTGCGGGATCAATGCTTGTTGCCAGCTCCCCCGCACTTTTCGCAGGCTGCCACGTCCTTCATCGCCTCTGACCGCCAAGGCATCCACCGTGTGCGCTTATTCGCTTGACCATATAACCCCAAGTCGCCTCGGAGTTACATGCCGTGTTAATGGGGTACAAAGCCATTAACGCGAACATACGACTCAATTTATTAGGGACTCGAAGTCCCCGCCTTAGCCTCAACGACACGTCTAGATGAAAATCTAAAACGCTCGCTACGTCACAAGTTGTTAAAGAACACGAAGCCGGCTTCAGCGCCGATCCGTTTCAAAATAATCTTTTAGTGTGCGATTGCAGGTTTCAGAAGTAATAGCCAGCCTGGTTTTGGTGGGTCTGGGAGGACTCGAACCACCGACCTCACCCTTATCAGGGGTGCGCTCTAACCACCTGAGCTACAGACCCAAAAGTCGTTCTCAGTGGTGGAGCCTGTCGGGATCGAACCGACGACCCCCTGCTTGCAAAGCAGGTGCTCTCCCAGCTGAGCTAAGGCCCCGTTGTACGGGCTTACTCTGAAAAATGCAGGTGTCTTGTGTGGGCGCCTGACAAGAAGCGCTTGTCATGCTCAAAAGGAGGTGATCCAGCCGCACCTTCCGATACGGCTACCTTGTTACGACTTCACCCCAGTCATCGGCCACACCGTGGCAAGCGCCCTCCCGAAGGTTAAGCTACCTGCTTCTGGTGCAACAAACTCCCATGGTGTGACGGGCGGTGTGTACAAGGCCCGGGAACGTATTCACCGCAGCAATGCTGATCTGCGATTACTAGCGATTCCGACTTCATGGAGTCGAGTTGCAGACTCCAATCCGGACTGAGATAGGGTTTCTGGGATTGGCTCACCCTCGCGGGTTTGCAGCCCTCTGTCCCTACCATTGTAGTACGTGTGTAGCCCTGGTCGTAAGGGCCATGATGACTTGACGTCATCCCCACCTTCCTCCGGTTTGTCACCGGCGGTCTCCTTAGAGTTCCCACCATTACGTGCTGGCAACTAAGGACAAGGGTTGCGCTCGTTGCGGGACTTAACCCAACATCTCACGACACGAGCTGACGACAGCCATGCAGCACCTGTCTCACGGTTCCCGAAGGCACCAATCCATCTCTGGAAAGTTCCGTGGATGTCAAGACCAGGTAAGGTTCTTCGCGTTGCATCGAATTAAACCACATACTCCACCGCTTGTGCGGGCCCCCGTCAATTCCTTTGAGTTTCAGTCTTGCGACCGTACTCCCCAGGCGGCGAACTTAACGCGTTAGCTTCGATACTGGGTGCCAAGTTGCACCCAACATCCAGTTCGCATCGTTTAGGGCGTGGACTACCAGGGTATCTAATCCTGTTTGCTCCCCACGCTTTCGTGCCTCAGTGTCAGTGTTGGCCCAGGATGCCGCCTTCGCCACGGATGTTCCTTCTGATCTCTACGCATTTCACTGCTACACCAGAAATTCCGCATCCCTCTACCACACTCTAGTGACCCAGTATCCACTGCAATTCCCAGGTTGAGCCCAGGGCTTTCACAGCAGACTTAAACCACCACCTACGCACGCTTTACGCCCAGTAATTCCGAGTAACGCTTGCACCCTTCGTATTACCGCGGCTGCTGGCACGAAGTTAGCCGGTGCTTATTCTTTGGGTACCGTCATCCCCACCGGTTATTAACCGATAGGATTTCTTTCCCAACAAAAGGGCTTTACAACCCGAAGGCCTTCTTCACCCACGCGGTATGGCTGGATCAGGCTTGCGCCCATTGTCCAATATTCCCCACTGCTGCCTCCCGTAGGAGTCTGGACCGTGTCTCAGTTCCAGTGTGGCTGATCATCCTCTCAGACCAGCTACCGATCGTCGCCTTGGTGGGCCATTACCCCGCCAACTAGCTAATCGGACATCGGCTCATCTAATCGCGTGAGGCCTTGCGGTCCCCCACTTTCACCCGTAGGTCGTATGCGGTATTAGCGTAAGTTTCCCTACGTTATCCCCCACGAAAAGGTAGATTCCGATGTATTCCTCACCCGTCCGCCACTCGCCACCCAGAGAGCAAGCTCTCCTGTGCTGCCGTTCGACTTGCATGTGTTAGGCCTACCGCCAGCGTTCACTCTGAGCCAGGATCAAACTCTTCACTTAAAACTACTCAGCCCGAAGGCCAATGCTTTGAATGCAGATCGTCTGACCACAAGCTTTACGTATCGCTTGCATTTCTACAATTGACAAGATGCTCATGAATCGAACGTCTGCAAGATGGACAGCTAGTCCTTCCTGCA includes the following:
- the rpoH gene encoding RNA polymerase sigma factor RpoH is translated as MSQMTPTTALVSNNLPIPSALGSLDAYISAVHQIPVLTVEDERALAHRYREDEDLDAARELVHSHLRFVVHVARGYNGYGLPLGDLIQEGNIGLMKAVKRFDPDMGVRLVSFAVHWIRAEMHEFILKNWRIVKVATTKAQRKLFFNLRKSKTRLGWMNAEEVSAIAKDLNVSEREVMEMESRLSGRDIGFDAPSDEDEDHAPPSPASYLVARDEDPSQAYERADSEDNQLELLREGLANLDDRSRDIIKRRWLDGESKITLQELADEYGISAERVRQVEANALKKMKALFAA
- a CDS encoding metal-dependent hydrolase, encoding MEESITARRFTAPLSLDIPRHWLPGNEVVSSLLNAYTILVPANEAFYIRTLNACMPRLRDDVLRQRCQAFIRQEAQHGVAHKRYWGNLDAQGYAYRGIERVVDRGIFRVMDRVAPLWLRVSLVSCVEHINAFLGFEFLTQSILAHADPRVRDLMEWHFAEEIEHRAVAFDLLQAISPRYPVRLLGAVMTSLLFYLLWAGLAASLLAQDRLVWRRATWRQLAHHLGAGHDMARRTLGHLGQYLRAGFHPCHLSGADVLAATVLARQAATVPPSIVPATPRT
- a CDS encoding dipeptidase — protein: MTWWRVALASALALSGIDVVAAEGAAENARSVHESAIVLDTHLDTPANLRRPGWRIADNHRHEGDLSQVDLPRMKAGGLDGGFWVIYTAQGGRDDAGRRAARDHGLDRLVSIHEMLAANAGEMELARSADDAERIARAGKRVSFISMENAAPLASDPSLLTAYHRLGLRMLGITHVRNNEFGDSSTDPAGAEWNGLSPAGRALVEEANRLGIVLDASHASDAVFDQMLEVSRAPIVLSHTSADALYDHPRNIDDARLRKLAAKGGVIHVNAYGGYLIDIPKIPEREAALEALGKKYGPEGQLSVEQARGYLAERREIEALYPAKRAAFDDYMAHLLHILKVVGADHVGIGADWDGGGGVVGMEDVSALPRITEALLAAGYTPQEIRKIWSGNLLRVIRDVQAIANG